A stretch of the Streptosporangium sp. NBC_01755 genome encodes the following:
- a CDS encoding ABC transporter ATP-binding protein yields MKNSTAVLAEETGEPVAARAENISKRYSTGDTAVAALDGVSLNIPRGRFAGIMGPSGSGKSTLMHCMAGLDSVDSGRVFVGDQDVTDLNEKQLTRLRRDRIGFIFQSFNLLPTLTALENIVLPIRLAGRTPDQEWLDSVIETTGLRERLDHRPNQLSGGQQQRVACARALAGKPDVIFADEPTGNLDSRSGAEVLGFLQKSVRQTGQTIVMVTHDPTAAAYTDHVIFLSDGRVVDRMPEPTAEKVLERLKRFEPAGASSTTPGKRGRI; encoded by the coding sequence ATGAAGAACTCGACGGCGGTGCTGGCGGAGGAGACGGGTGAGCCCGTTGCCGCCCGCGCGGAGAACATCTCCAAGCGGTACAGCACCGGAGACACGGCGGTGGCGGCCCTCGACGGCGTGTCGCTGAACATCCCGCGTGGCCGGTTCGCCGGCATCATGGGACCGTCCGGTTCCGGCAAGTCCACCCTCATGCACTGCATGGCGGGGCTGGACAGTGTGGACTCCGGGCGGGTGTTCGTCGGCGACCAGGACGTGACGGACCTGAACGAGAAGCAGCTCACCCGGCTGCGCCGGGACCGGATCGGCTTCATCTTCCAGTCCTTCAACCTGCTGCCCACCCTGACCGCGCTGGAGAACATCGTCCTGCCGATCCGGCTGGCCGGCCGCACGCCCGATCAGGAATGGCTGGACTCCGTGATCGAGACCACCGGCCTGCGCGAGCGGCTGGACCACCGTCCGAACCAGCTCTCCGGCGGCCAGCAGCAGCGGGTGGCGTGCGCGCGGGCGCTCGCCGGCAAGCCGGACGTCATCTTCGCGGACGAGCCCACCGGTAACCTCGACTCCCGGTCCGGTGCCGAGGTGCTGGGCTTCCTGCAGAAGTCGGTACGGCAGACCGGCCAGACCATCGTCATGGTCACCCACGACCCGACGGCCGCCGCGTACACCGATCACGTGATCTTCCTGTCCGACGGCCGCGTCGTCGACCGGATGCCGGAACCCACCGCGGAGAAGGTCCTGGAGCGGCTGAAGAGGTTCGAACCCGCGGGGGCGAGCAGCACGACCCCTGGCAAGCGGGGGCGGATCTGA
- a CDS encoding ABC transporter permease — protein sequence MLAKLTLRNLMANRVRLLLSVLAVTLGVSFVAGTMIFRDTATQSFDPIFAGRTETTTVVVRPKPAEGENATPATIPASLVSTLQQSVPGAGELKGQHDGYAAIVRQDGRIVGEDRAAHLGAAYLERPGAGLQILSGREPSAADDVVVEERTAAEGQLKVGDSVSVVTARATRSMRVAGVFRAVNDQVGRAATYVMFAPETAQALLTGPGQYSAIFVRPREGVSQQQLLQQVGAALPAQYEAKTGADEVEEVKSQLSSLFELISRFLLVFAGVAVFIGSFIILNTFTMLVVQRIRELALLRAMGASRAQVTRAVLGEALGIGFLGSTLGLLTGVGLSYGLRLLFERFTGGTQVPLRTPVVELSTVIWAYAVGMLVTLLAAYLPTRRAAKIPPVAAMRDDVALTRRSMTLRLVAGVVMALLGAGAPAAGLATGKAGGTALVIGGGLLALLALTMLSPFLSRPVIALLGWPISRLGGTVGRLSRENARRDPRRTAATASALMVGLALVSVATVVAGSMSTSADQRIARQFGADLSLDPRGLTGFSQETVDRVAAVPGVRGVTAVRHGTMRIADGQVPVLVADPVALAGPANLRIEDGTGTLAADGLLVQSALAAERGWKVGSTITGRYPDRSTATLRVSGLFAANEVLGMSFIVSPAGYQAHAPAGLIQKAFVDLDDGGGERALQDVRSALQAYPNVEPKDREAVRADARQEIDQVLNLIVVLLVLSIAIAALGIVNTLSLSVMERTREIGLLRAVGMSRSQTRSMISYESVMVSLFGAVAGLALGTALGWALQRVMAADGVEVLDIPYGRLGLYLLSAVLIGVVAAIWPARRASRMNVLRAIQHQ from the coding sequence ATGCTCGCAAAGCTCACACTGCGCAATCTCATGGCGAATCGGGTCCGGCTGCTGCTCTCCGTGCTCGCGGTGACGCTCGGGGTCTCCTTCGTCGCGGGCACGATGATCTTCCGGGACACCGCCACCCAGAGCTTCGACCCGATCTTCGCGGGGCGGACCGAGACCACGACCGTGGTCGTCCGGCCCAAACCGGCCGAGGGGGAGAACGCGACGCCGGCCACGATACCGGCCTCTCTGGTCAGCACGCTGCAGCAGAGCGTGCCCGGCGCCGGAGAGCTCAAGGGGCAGCACGACGGGTACGCGGCGATCGTCCGCCAGGACGGGAGGATCGTCGGTGAGGACCGCGCGGCGCACCTGGGCGCGGCGTACCTGGAGCGCCCGGGCGCGGGCCTTCAGATACTCTCCGGCCGGGAGCCTTCGGCGGCCGACGATGTCGTCGTCGAGGAGCGCACCGCGGCCGAGGGGCAGCTCAAGGTCGGCGACTCGGTCAGCGTGGTGACCGCGCGGGCGACGAGGTCCATGCGCGTCGCCGGCGTCTTCAGGGCGGTCAACGACCAGGTCGGCCGTGCCGCCACCTACGTGATGTTCGCCCCCGAGACCGCGCAGGCCCTGCTGACCGGCCCCGGGCAGTACTCGGCGATCTTCGTACGGCCACGCGAGGGCGTCTCGCAGCAGCAGCTTCTCCAGCAGGTCGGCGCGGCACTCCCGGCGCAGTACGAGGCCAAGACCGGCGCGGACGAGGTGGAGGAGGTCAAGTCCCAGCTGAGCTCGCTCTTCGAGCTGATCAGCCGGTTCCTGCTGGTGTTCGCCGGTGTGGCGGTCTTCATCGGATCGTTCATCATCCTCAACACGTTCACGATGCTGGTCGTGCAGCGGATCCGGGAGCTCGCGCTGCTCCGGGCCATGGGCGCGAGCCGCGCCCAGGTGACCCGGGCGGTTCTCGGCGAGGCGCTCGGGATCGGTTTCCTCGGCTCGACCCTGGGCCTGCTCACCGGCGTGGGACTGTCCTACGGGCTGAGGCTGCTGTTCGAGCGGTTCACCGGCGGCACCCAGGTTCCGCTGCGCACGCCGGTGGTCGAGCTCTCGACCGTGATCTGGGCGTACGCGGTCGGCATGCTCGTCACGCTGCTGGCCGCCTACCTGCCGACGCGCCGCGCGGCGAAGATCCCGCCGGTCGCGGCGATGCGCGACGACGTGGCGCTCACCCGCCGTTCGATGACCCTCCGCCTCGTCGCCGGCGTCGTCATGGCGCTGCTGGGCGCGGGAGCGCCGGCCGCGGGCCTGGCGACCGGGAAGGCGGGGGGCACGGCCCTGGTGATCGGCGGCGGTCTGCTGGCGTTGCTCGCCCTGACGATGCTCAGCCCGTTCCTGAGCCGGCCGGTCATCGCGCTGCTCGGCTGGCCGATCTCCCGGCTCGGCGGCACGGTCGGGCGGCTGAGCCGGGAGAACGCCCGGCGGGATCCCCGCCGTACCGCGGCCACGGCGTCGGCGCTGATGGTCGGGCTCGCGCTCGTCTCGGTGGCGACGGTGGTGGCCGGCTCGATGAGCACGTCCGCCGACCAGAGGATCGCGCGTCAGTTCGGCGCCGACCTCTCCCTGGACCCGCGCGGTCTCACCGGTTTCAGCCAGGAGACGGTGGACCGGGTGGCCGCCGTCCCGGGCGTGCGCGGCGTCACCGCGGTCCGGCACGGGACGATGAGGATCGCCGACGGACAGGTGCCCGTCCTGGTCGCCGACCCGGTCGCGCTGGCGGGTCCGGCCAACCTGAGGATCGAGGACGGCACCGGCACCCTGGCCGCCGACGGGCTGCTCGTGCAGAGCGCACTCGCCGCGGAGCGTGGCTGGAAGGTGGGCAGCACCATCACCGGCCGGTACCCGGACCGGTCCACCGCGACCCTGCGGGTGAGCGGACTCTTCGCCGCCAACGAGGTGCTGGGCATGTCCTTCATCGTGAGCCCGGCCGGTTACCAGGCGCACGCTCCGGCCGGTCTGATCCAGAAGGCGTTCGTCGACCTCGACGACGGCGGCGGGGAGCGGGCCCTGCAGGACGTGCGGTCGGCGCTTCAGGCCTACCCGAACGTCGAGCCGAAGGATCGCGAGGCGGTACGGGCCGACGCCCGCCAGGAGATCGATCAGGTGCTGAACCTGATCGTGGTCCTGCTGGTGCTCTCGATCGCCATCGCCGCGCTGGGCATCGTGAACACGTTGAGCCTGTCGGTGATGGAGCGGACCCGCGAGATCGGGCTGCTCCGAGCCGTCGGGATGAGCCGCAGCCAGACCCGATCCATGATCAGCTACGAGTCGGTGATGGTCTCGCTGTTCGGTGCCGTGGCCGGTCTGGCTCTCGGGACCGCGCTCGGCTGGGCGTTGCAGCGGGTGATGGCGGCCGACGGCGTCGAGGTACTCGACATCCCGTACGGCCGGCTCGGGCTCTACCTGCTCAGTGCCGTCCTGATCGGTGTCGTGGCGGCGATCTGGCCGGCCCGGCGGGCCTCGCGGATGAACGTCCTGCGGGCCATCCAGCACCAGTGA
- a CDS encoding DUF4429 domain-containing protein has product MAEISIPDGSWTFDSEILRIVPGGDSDVHELRKTLGELEIPLTAISGVSFEPSRKGGNLQLRLRPGADPLTDVVTGRLSGSADPYRLTVPKGRTGAAEYFADEVRTHLMLEQVPSGPCESFLLPGPAVPVSASAGDGTVNFDGERIRLEWSVFAKSVKEEAGPQTFPLRDVEGVEWAPQTGIGYGRLRFRLRGAAPAVSPEKDLHCLSWGVQRYGGSTVLVAAAVLARLSRRAEEPAALPPALPPSRPDDRRQRLAELEEHDALVRRLTELGDLHRSGVLTDEEFSSAKRSLLRRMEL; this is encoded by the coding sequence ATGGCCGAGATCTCCATTCCGGACGGATCATGGACGTTCGACAGTGAAATCCTCAGGATCGTGCCAGGCGGGGACAGCGACGTCCACGAACTACGCAAGACGCTCGGCGAACTGGAGATCCCCCTCACAGCGATCTCCGGAGTGTCGTTCGAGCCCTCGCGCAAGGGGGGCAACCTGCAGCTTCGCCTGCGGCCGGGAGCCGATCCGCTGACCGACGTGGTCACCGGGCGGTTGTCGGGATCCGCCGATCCGTACCGGCTGACCGTCCCCAAGGGGCGCACCGGGGCCGCCGAGTACTTCGCCGACGAGGTGCGCACCCACCTGATGCTGGAGCAGGTGCCGAGCGGTCCCTGTGAGTCCTTCCTGCTGCCCGGCCCCGCCGTACCGGTGTCGGCCTCGGCGGGCGACGGCACGGTGAACTTCGACGGTGAGCGGATTCGCCTGGAGTGGAGCGTGTTCGCCAAGTCGGTCAAGGAGGAGGCAGGTCCGCAGACGTTCCCGCTGCGAGATGTGGAGGGCGTGGAGTGGGCCCCGCAGACCGGCATCGGCTATGGCCGCCTCCGCTTCCGCCTCAGGGGCGCCGCCCCCGCCGTGTCGCCGGAGAAGGACCTGCACTGCCTGTCCTGGGGCGTGCAGCGGTACGGCGGCTCGACCGTCCTGGTCGCCGCCGCCGTGCTGGCCCGGCTGTCGCGCCGTGCCGAGGAGCCGGCCGCGCTGCCGCCCGCGCTGCCGCCGAGCCGGCCGGACGATCGGCGGCAGCGCCTGGCCGAGTTGGAGGAGCACGACGCCCTGGTGCGCCGCCTGACCGAGCTCGGCGATCTACACCGCTCCGGTGTGCTCACCGACGAGGAGTTCAGCTCGGCCAAG